In the genome of Pseudomonas bubulae, one region contains:
- the uraH gene encoding hydroxyisourate hydrolase, whose amino-acid sequence MKSLRITLAALSLSAVSSLALAAGNPLSVHVLNLENGLPSPGVNVTLEKHVGKDWQPLAQGVTNEQGRIGELFPGKQAFEAGEYRVVFKTGDYFKKAGRDTFFPEIPVIFEVKNVDQHYHIPLLLSPYGFSTYRGS is encoded by the coding sequence ATGAAATCGTTGCGAATCACCCTGGCGGCTTTAAGCCTGAGCGCTGTGTCGAGCCTGGCGCTGGCTGCCGGCAATCCGTTGAGCGTGCATGTGCTGAATCTTGAAAACGGTCTGCCGTCCCCGGGGGTCAATGTGACCCTGGAAAAGCATGTGGGCAAGGATTGGCAGCCGCTGGCGCAAGGCGTGACCAATGAGCAGGGACGTATTGGCGAGTTGTTCCCGGGCAAGCAGGCGTTCGAGGCGGGGGAGTACCGGGTGGTATTCAAGACCGGCGATTATTTCAAGAAGGCAGGGCGTGACACGTTCTTCCCGGAAATCCCGGTGATTTTTGAAGTGAAGAATGTGGATCAGCATTACCACATCCCGTTGTTGCTCAGCCCTTATGGTTTTTCGACATATCGCGGGTCGTAG
- a CDS encoding heme-binding protein gives MMLKTLLLWTAVGVAGVAQAAPNLARHADLDLATARQLADATLKHCTGALSVLDRGGNVLMAQRPEGVGPHNLLASQRKAYTALSTKTPTRLFAERARNNPEAANLNSIAELLLLGGGVPLFAEGELVGALGVAGAGGAEQDEACAIKAAGQVGLTIQR, from the coding sequence ATGATGTTGAAAACCTTGTTGTTGTGGACTGCCGTTGGCGTTGCCGGCGTGGCCCAGGCGGCGCCGAATCTGGCGCGCCATGCCGATCTGGACCTGGCCACCGCCCGCCAGTTGGCCGACGCGACCCTCAAGCACTGCACCGGGGCGCTGAGCGTGCTCGACCGGGGTGGCAACGTGCTGATGGCGCAGCGTCCGGAAGGCGTTGGCCCGCACAACCTGCTGGCGAGCCAGCGCAAGGCGTATACCGCGCTGTCGACCAAAACCCCGACCCGGCTGTTTGCCGAGCGTGCGCGTAACAACCCCGAGGCCGCCAATCTCAACTCCATTGCCGAGCTGTTGCTGCTGGGCGGCGGTGTGCCGTTGTTCGCCGAAGGTGAACTGGTGGGCGCGCTGGGCGTGGCCGGGGCGGGCGGTGCTGAGCAGGACGAAGCCTGCGCGATCAAGGCTGCCGGGCAAGTTGGCCTGACCATTCAACGTTGA
- a CDS encoding heavy metal response regulator transcription factor, with protein sequence MRLLVVEDEAKTADFLAKGLKESGFAVDVALNGLDGRYFVEQQEYDLIILDVMLPGLNGWQLLQLIRQRGATPVLFLTARDAIEDRVRGLELGADDYLLKPFAFAELLARVRTLLRRGPLREAESYAIADLEIDVLRRRVSRGGQRISLTNKEFALLQLLASRQGEVLSRTLIASQVWNLNFDSDTNMVEVAVRRLRAKVDDPYMPKLIHTVRGVGYQLEAPDE encoded by the coding sequence ATGCGTTTGCTAGTGGTTGAAGATGAAGCCAAGACCGCCGATTTCCTGGCCAAGGGCCTCAAGGAGTCCGGCTTTGCCGTGGATGTGGCACTCAACGGCCTGGACGGGCGCTATTTTGTCGAACAGCAGGAATACGACCTGATCATCCTTGATGTGATGCTGCCGGGGCTCAATGGCTGGCAACTGCTGCAACTGATTCGCCAGCGCGGCGCCACACCGGTGCTGTTCTTGACCGCCAGGGATGCTATCGAAGACCGCGTGCGCGGTCTGGAGCTAGGCGCCGACGATTACCTGCTCAAACCTTTCGCCTTTGCCGAGTTGCTCGCCCGGGTACGCACGCTGCTGCGTCGCGGCCCGCTACGCGAGGCCGAGTCGTATGCCATCGCCGATCTTGAAATCGACGTGCTGCGCCGCCGGGTCAGCCGGGGTGGCCAGCGCATCAGCCTGACCAACAAGGAATTCGCCCTGCTGCAACTGCTGGCCAGCCGCCAGGGCGAGGTGCTGTCCCGCACCCTGATCGCCTCCCAAGTGTGGAACCTCAATTTCGACAGCGACACCAATATGGTCGAAGTCGCCGTGCGTCGCCTGCGGGCCAAGGTCGACGATCCCTACATGCCCAAGTTGATCCACACCGTGCGCGGCGTTGGTTATCAACTGGAAGCACCCGATGAGTAA
- a CDS encoding heavy metal sensor histidine kinase, with protein MSKSIAWRLALAIAMTCALVLSVIGVFLYRSLAAELAFRDDQALLGRLEQVRALLHDSDSLEALQERPRLYQNMLGNLDSVLLVKRADGSPLIAINPHRQDLPDIPPIAQDRAPQRADIQTLDQTVLLAGMARGPADEILRVTVGKRLDEREQMLASYRMRLYGAVGLGALLAFGLGLLLLRRGLEPLRELAHAMAGIDPRSLDQRMATHDVPAELKEPVQALNAMLTRLEDSFARLSQFSADLAHEIRTPLHNLLGSNSLALNQSRSPTEYQEVLASNIEEYERLNRMAENLMFLARAEHGQRPLQLQVLDLGEVGDELCDYFEALAEDRQLQLDNQLSGSLMADQQLLQRALGNLLANAVRHAQPGSTVRLQRHDDAGFCWIGVHNPGPPIEAQHLGKLFDRFYRVDPSRAQPGDSGGLGLAIVHSIMQLHGGQVRVVSDTSGTLFELGFAQ; from the coding sequence ATGAGTAAATCCATCGCCTGGCGTCTGGCGCTGGCGATCGCCATGACCTGCGCGTTGGTACTGAGTGTGATCGGGGTGTTTCTGTATCGATCGCTGGCCGCCGAACTGGCGTTTCGTGATGACCAGGCGCTGCTCGGGCGCCTTGAACAAGTGCGCGCCCTGCTGCATGACAGCGATAGCCTCGAAGCCCTGCAAGAACGCCCGCGCCTCTACCAGAACATGCTGGGCAACCTGGACAGTGTGCTACTGGTCAAGCGGGCAGATGGCAGCCCGCTTATCGCCATTAACCCGCACCGGCAGGACTTGCCTGATATACCGCCCATTGCTCAGGACCGGGCGCCACAGCGTGCCGATATCCAGACACTGGACCAGACAGTGCTGCTCGCCGGCATGGCCCGAGGCCCGGCCGATGAAATCCTCAGGGTGACCGTAGGCAAACGCCTGGATGAGCGTGAGCAAATGCTCGCTAGCTACCGGATGCGTTTATATGGCGCCGTGGGCCTGGGCGCGCTGCTGGCTTTCGGCCTTGGCCTGCTGCTGTTGCGCCGCGGCCTTGAGCCTTTGCGTGAGCTGGCCCACGCCATGGCTGGCATCGATCCGCGCAGCCTTGACCAGCGCATGGCCACACATGACGTGCCTGCCGAACTCAAGGAGCCGGTGCAGGCTCTCAACGCCATGCTGACACGCCTGGAAGACAGCTTTGCGCGGCTGTCACAGTTCTCCGCCGACCTGGCCCATGAAATCCGCACGCCGTTGCACAACCTGCTGGGCAGCAACAGCCTGGCACTGAACCAGTCACGCAGCCCGACTGAGTACCAGGAAGTACTTGCGTCGAATATCGAAGAGTACGAGCGGCTCAACCGTATGGCCGAAAACCTGATGTTTCTCGCCCGCGCAGAACACGGCCAGCGCCCGTTGCAGTTGCAAGTGCTGGACCTTGGTGAGGTGGGCGACGAGCTGTGCGATTACTTCGAAGCACTGGCTGAGGACCGGCAGCTGCAGTTGGACAATCAGCTCAGCGGCTCGCTGATGGCCGATCAACAGCTGCTGCAGCGGGCACTGGGCAATTTACTGGCCAATGCCGTGCGCCATGCTCAACCGGGCTCTACCGTACGCTTGCAGCGCCATGACGATGCCGGGTTTTGCTGGATCGGTGTGCACAACCCTGGCCCGCCGATTGAGGCGCAGCATCTGGGCAAGTTGTTTGACCGTTTTTACCGGGTCGATCCTTCACGGGCCCAACCGGGGGACTCGGGCGGGCTCGGGTTGGCGATTGTGCATTCGATCATGCAATTGCATGGCGGCCAGGTGCGGGTGGTCAGTGATACCAGCGGCACGCTGTTTGAACTGGGGTTTGCTCAATAA
- a CDS encoding type II toxin-antitoxin system HicB family antitoxin, with product MKFPVVIHKDADSEFSVTVPDVPGCFSAGSTFSQALDNVQEALALHLEGIVADGGELPQGKDVDAHLENPDFVGGIWAIVDFDLTPYLGKSVRFNASLPENLLQRIDERVSRDHRYASRSGFLATAALRELSVQNF from the coding sequence ATGAAATTTCCAGTGGTCATACATAAAGACGCAGATTCCGAATTCAGCGTAACGGTGCCTGATGTGCCAGGCTGTTTTTCTGCCGGGAGCACTTTTTCGCAAGCGCTGGATAACGTGCAGGAAGCATTGGCTTTGCATCTGGAAGGCATTGTTGCGGACGGCGGCGAGCTGCCGCAGGGCAAGGACGTGGATGCCCACCTGGAGAACCCGGATTTTGTCGGTGGAATATGGGCAATCGTTGACTTCGATTTGACGCCTTACCTTGGCAAGTCGGTTCGGTTCAACGCTTCTTTGCCAGAAAACCTGTTGCAGCGCATTGATGAACGAGTGAGCAGGGACCACCGCTATGCATCCCGTTCGGGGTTTCTAGCAACAGCTGCACTGCGCGAGCTGAGCGTTCAGAATTTTTAA
- a CDS encoding type II toxin-antitoxin system HicA family toxin: MRSRELIELLVADGWFEIAIKGSHHQFKHPAKAGRVTVPHPKSEIAIGTLHNILKSAGLKGELRS; this comes from the coding sequence GTGCGAAGTCGTGAGCTTATTGAATTATTGGTGGCAGATGGATGGTTTGAGATCGCAATCAAGGGAAGTCACCATCAGTTCAAGCATCCAGCCAAAGCGGGTCGGGTAACGGTTCCACATCCCAAGTCAGAAATTGCCATAGGGACGCTGCACAACATTCTCAAATCCGCAGGTCTCAAGGGAGAGTTACGGTCATGA